From Jiangella mangrovi:
GAGGGCGAGCGTGTGCCGTTCGCCCGAGCGGATCGCTGACACGCCGTGGCGCACGGGAGCGGCGGACCATCCGCGGGCGGATCGCACGGGCCGGTCACGGGTGGTGAACACGTACCCGTGACCGTGCGGCAGCAGGGTCGCGGTGCCGCGCGACTGTGCCCGGGGCCGCTGCTCCAGCAGCAGGAACTCGCCACCGGTGTGGTCCACGCCCGGCTCGTTCAGGTTGACGACCACCTGGAGCGGGAACACCAGGTCCCCGTACAGGTCGCGGTGCAGCGCGTTCCAGTCGTTCGCGCCGTAGCGCAACAGGATCGCCGACGACTTCGTCTGGCCGGCCTCGTGACACATCCGCAGCCACTCGTCCAGGGTGTCCGGCCACGGCGCCGGTCGCCCGAGCCTGCCCCACCAGTCCCGCGCGATCGGTAGCAGCCGAGGGTAGAGCGCCTGCTTCAGCCGCTCGACCGGCTCGGGGTACGGGGTGGCGAAGTACCGGTACTCGCCCTCGCCGAAGCGGTGGCGACCCATGGTGATGGTGCTGCGGAACAGGTCGTCGTGGTCGTAGAGCTCACGGATCCGCGCAGCCTCCTCGGGGGCCAGCAGTTGCGACAGCAGGGCGCCGCCGTACTCGTCGAGCTCGCGGGTGATCGTGTCCCAGTCGCCGCCGTCCACGCGTTCGCGCCACCGGTCGGTGGTGGTGGTCGTCCGGGCGGGGTTCATGCTGCCTCCAGTTCCAGCAGGGCGGTCTTGGCCTCCAGCCCGCCGATGTAGCCGCCGAGGGTGCCGTCGGTGCGCAGCACCCGGTGGCACGGCACGACCACCGGCAGCGGGTTCGTCGCGCAGGCGGTGCCGACGGCGCGGACGGCGTTCGGATTGCCGACGAGCTCGGCGACCTGGCGGTAGCTGCGGGTCTGCCCGTAGCCGATCTCCGGCAGGTGCTGTTGCACCAGCTGCCGGAAGCCATGGGACAGCGACAGGTCGAGGTCGAGGTCGAACGCGCGGCGGCGCTTGTCGAAGTACTCGTCCAGCTCCCGTGCGACGCGGTCGAGTCGCCTCGGCGTCCGCAGGATGCGGTGGCTCACCTTGCGAGCGAGGGTGTCGAGCACCTTCTCGTGGTCCTCGCTGGCGTACGCGACCCGGATCAGCCCCCGCGGCGTGGCCGCCAGCAGCAGCTCGCCGACGGGGGAGCCGACGGTGGTGTAGGCCACGTCGAGCAAGGCGGCCTCCTCGGCCTCGCGCTCCAGCCGCGCGTGCAGCCCGTTCAGTGTCTCGGCGTCGACGGGCGCCTTCAGGAGGTCGATGAGCTGGTCATCGCCGGTGCTCGGGTTCATGATTCTCCCTTCGGCTTCGCGCCCGGATAGGTGGTGCGGAGGTTCTTGATGCCGTCCGCGGCGGCCCTCCGTGCGGCCTCGACAGTGCCGCCGAGGATCTTCGCGATCTTGGCGTAGGGGAGCCCGGCCACGTGGTGATAGGCGATGGCCTGGCGCTGCTTGGTCGGCAGCCGGCTGACCGCGGCCCACAGCTCCGCGTCCTCGCCGTCCGGTGGGCCGATCGCGGCCTGCCCTTCCGGCATCTCCTCGACGGGCAGCGGGTTGCGTTTCGCGGCCCGCAGCACGTCGATGGCCTTGCGGTGCGCGATCGTCACCAGCCACGCCTCGACGTTGGCGGTGCCGGGCAGGTCCGGGTAGGCGCGCATCGCGGCGAGGAACGTCTCCGACCAGGCGTCATCGGCGTCGTGCGTGTCGAGGAGGACACGGCAGACGCGCAGCACGGTTGCGCCGTGCTGCGCGACGACCTTCTCGAACGGCGGTTTCATGTCCATCCCATTGAAGACGTGTCCATGGCCGTGCGCGTGAGATCGCGCCGTCAGAACAACCGTCCAGCACTCACCGGGGCCGGCTCCTCGAGCTCGAGCAGCGCCTTCTTGCGCTTCAGCCCGCCCGCGTAACCGGTGAGGGAGCCGTTGGCGCCGACGACCCGGTGGCACGGCACGACGATGCACAACGGGTTCGCGCCGACGGCCTGCCCGACGTCCCACGCACGCCGGCGGTCACCGAGCAGCTCGGCGATCTGCCCGTACGTGGTCGTCTCGCCGAACGGGATGTCCTCGACGATCGTCCGGACGGCGTCCTGGAAGTCGTCGCCCTCCGGGGCCAGCGGCAGGTCGAACTCGCGACGTTCCCCGCCGAGATACTCGTGCAGCTGGGTGGACGCCTCGTTCAGCAGCGCGTCCTCCGACACCGGCACCTCCGGCCCGAACGTCTCGGCCGAGGGGCGACGGATGTGGTGGCGGAAGTACAGCCCGGTGATCGCGCCATCCTCGGCGACGACGGTGAGCGGCCCGAGACTGCTGTCCAGCACGACGTGGCGCACGTTCATGGAAGTTCCCTCCTCGCATCTCCGTCTGGAAGACGTGCCGCGAGGCGAGAACGTGAGATGTGGGAGTGGACCCGGCCGCATCGCGGCCGTCAGTCGACCAGGGCGCCGCCGGACAGGTTCGCGATCGTGCCGGTCATGGATCCCGCTCGATCCGACGCGAGGAACGCGGCCGTCTCGGCGATCTCCGACAGCGTGGGCAGGCGCTTCAGCAGCGTCCCCTGCGCCATCCCGTTCTCGAGCAGCTCCTGGACCGACTGGCCCGCGCCGGCCGCGATCCGTTCGAAGAGCTCGCCTGTGTACGAGCCCGCCGCCGGCCCGTCGACGACGGCGTGCGGGCGGATGCCGATGACCCGGACGTTGCGGGGTGCCAGTTCCGCGGCCAGGACCCGCGAGAAGGCCTCTTTGCCGGCCGCGCTGACGGCGTGCCCCAGGATGCCGCCCACCGCCAGCTTGGAGCCCGGCTCCGACAACGTCAGGATGACGCCGGGACGCTCGCCGCCCATGTGCCGGGCCACCGCCTTGCTGGTGATGAAGAGCGTCCGCAGGAAGCCGTCGATCGGCCGCATGAACTCCTCGAGCGAGAGGTCCGCCAGCATCGTCCCCTGATCGTGCATGACGCTCACGGCGTTGACCGCGACGTCGATGCCGCCGGCCGCGGCCGCGACGTCGTCGGCGTGCTTCTCGACCGCCGCTTCATCGAGCACGTCGACCTGCGCGGTCTCGACGGTGCCGCCCGTGGCGGCGATGTCGTCTGCGACGGCGTCGAGTCGCGCCCGCGTCCGGCCGGCGACGAAGACGTGCGCGCCCTCACGGACGAAGACCCGCGCGATGGCGCCGCCGATGGCACCCCCGCCTCCGTAGACGACGGCGTTCTTGTTCTCGAGCAGCAGCCCGCTCATGTGTGTCCTCCATGCGATGAGCCAACAAGCAACCATCGGTTGCGCGGTCGACTCTGCCACATGGGTCGCGAATGGCGCAACCGTCGGTTGCGCAATGTGGCGAGGCAAGGCCGGAATCATCCGCTTGGGGTGAGGCAGGGGGACCCCGCGGCCGGAAGGGTCGAACCTTCCGTGAGGGGGTCGATCCCATGGCCGTCGCACTTCCGGCCTTCACGCCGCTCGAGGACAGTCTGTTCCTCACCCTCTACGCCAGGGCGCTCGACGATCGCAGGCCGCAGCCGATCCTGGGCGACGAGGTCGCCGACCGGCTGGTCGGCGAGCTCGACTACGACTTCACCCAGCTCCACCCGGACACGAATCTGATCCTCAACGTCGCCCTGAGGGCGCGGAAGCTGGACCAGGTGGCCGGGAGCTTCATCGCGCGCCATCCCGATGCCGTCGGGCTGGATCTGGGGGCCGGGCTGGACTCGCGGGTGTTCCGGCTCGATCCGCCGGAGACCGTCGACTGGTACGACGTCGAGTTCCCGGCGGTCACTGAGACCAGGCGCGAGGTGCTCGACGAGCGGGCCGGCGCACATGTCATCGCCGCCGACGTGCGGGACCCGGGCTGGCTGGACGCCGTCCCCGCGGGCCGGCCGGCGGTGATCGTCGCCGACGGGATGATGGCGTTCCTCAGCCAGGACGAGCTGGTGACGCTGTGGACGAGGCTCATCGACCACTTCTCCACGGGCGAGATCGCGTTCAACAGCTACACGAGGTTCGCCATCTGGATCGCCAAGCATGCCCGCGGCACCAAGACCGTCGCCGACCTCGTCACGTTCGCCGGCATGGACGACCCGCGGGCGCCGGAACGCTGGAACCCGAAGCTGAGGCTGGTCAGGGAGATCCTGCTCAGCCGGGAGCCCGAGGTCGCCGAGTTCCCGCCGGGCTGGCGGCGCTACCACCGGCGGACGGGGACGATCGTCCTGCACTACGAATTCTGACCGGTTCCGAACCGGCCGTTCGCTGCCAGACTGGGGTGGGACCCGCACGAGGGGCCCAGGGGGTCGAGGTGGTGGACCGATGAGCGCGATCCGGGTCGTCATCGCCGACGACGACGTCCTCCTGCGGGAGGGCCTGGCGAGCCTGCTCGAGCGTTCGGGGTTCGACGTCGTCGCGCAGGCGGGCGACGCGCCGGAGCTGCTCGGTCTGGTCGACGACCTCGAACCCACGCCGGAGCTCGTCGTCGTCGACATCAGGATGCCGCCGGACCACTCGACCGAGGGGCTGGAGGCCGCGCACGCGATCCGCCGCGACCACCCCGAGGTCGCGATCATGGTGCTCTCGGCGCATGCCGAGGTCGAGCACGCGATGCAGCTGCTCGCCAGCGGCGGCGGCATCGGCTACCTGCTGAAGACCCGGGTCACCGACGTCGCGGAGTTCGTCGACACGCTGGAACGGGTGGCGCGCGGGGCGTCCGTCGTCGACCCGGCACTGGTGCAGGAACTGGTCGGGGCCCGACGGCGACACGATCCGCTCGCGGTCCTCACCGACCGCGAACGCGAGGTGCTCGCGCTGGTCGCCGAGGGGCGCTCGAACGCCGGGGTGGCGCGGCGGCTCTGGGTCACCGAGGGGACCGTCGAGAAGCACGTGCGCAGCATCCTCACCAAGCTGGACCTGCCGGAGACCGACGAGGACCACCGGCGGGTGCTGGCCGTGCTCACGTTCCTCGAGCAGCGCGGCGAGTAGGGGCGACCGCGGAAACCCGGGGTCAGTCGTCGACGGCCGAGGGGACGCGGGCGGACAACAGCCGTCCCGCCTCGCGCACGACCGACGGGATCGCGTCGAGCGGCACGTTGAGCATCTGCAGGAGGTCCTGTGTCGACAGGTCCTCGTCGTGAGCCAGCATGTCGGGTTCTCCTTCCACCCCCTTGCCCGACCAGGATCCGCCCGCACCGCGGCCGGTGTCGTCAGGGTCAGCCGCCAACCCCGTCTACCGGCTAGCAGGAAGACGCGATGCCTGCTGGCCGCAGCCGGAGATGGCTGCTGGCCTCGATGTGCCGGCAGCACCCAACGAGGAACGCTGGAGCGAACGTCACAACGCACCGTGAGGAGGTCCCGATGCACCGCTCGGCCGACGTGGTTCCGCTGTTCCGGCACAACGGGAGCTCTGCGCTCGCGTTGGACGCCCATGACGTCGTGGTGCCCGGCAGGAAGCCGGACCCCCCCAGCGCTGACCCCTGGCGCCATGACGCACCGGCCGGCGATCCCCTCCTCGCCGGCCAGCGCGCGGCCGACCACCGCGCCGACCTCGACGCCGCCGCCGGCCCCCCGCAGCCGGCCACCGTGCACGGAGAACACCACACCGGCCTTCTCCGTGTCCGCCTGGCCGGCGACGGCGGCGACGTCGAGGAATACGCCCTGGACGTCCAGCAGGCGCTGCACCTGTCGCAGCGCCTGCGGGACGCGGCGACGGCCATGCAGGAGTTCCTCTCGGTGCGGACCTTTGGCCCCGGCCGGGTTTCCCGTTAGCAGGCATGCTCCAGCTATGCCGTGGTGCAATGCTGGTGGAGTGGTGCGGCGCTGTGTCATCGTGGACGACAACGAGCGTTTCCTGGCGGTAGCGCGCTCGAGCCTCGAGCGCGGCGGCCTGGAGGTGGTGGGGACGGCGACCACGACGACCGAGGCCCTCGAGACCATCGACGCCCTGAAGCCGGACGTCGTACTGGTCGACATCGCCCTGGGCTCCGAGAGTGGTCTCGACCTCGTCCGCCGGATCGTCGCGGCCACACCGTCGGGCCCGCACGTCGTGCTGATCTCCACGCATCGGGAAGAGGACGTCGCGGAGCTGGTGTCGGCCAGTCCCGCAGCCGGGTTCGTCTGGAAGGCCGACCTGTCGGCGAGGGCCGTGCGAGATGTGGTGGCGGCAGGAGAACAGTGAGGCGTCAGGACCACTGACCGGCCGGCCGCTGCAGCGCTGGGTGGGTGGGGCGGCCACCGGCCTCGTCCTGGTCATCGTCGCCACCGGAGCGGTCTGGCTGCTGAACCAGCGACTCCCGCCGCGCGGCCTGCTGATCGTCTACCTGCTGGCCGTCCTGCCCGTGGCGATCCGCTGGGGCGCGGGACCCGCGGTACTGGTCTCGGCCCTCGCCGTGACGACGTTCGTGCTGGTCATCGCACCGCCGCAGAGCGAGGGCCCGGCGCTGGTGGCGCTCGGGGTGTTCGTCGCGACGGCGGTCGTGGTGGCCGGGCTGGCGGCGGGACTGCGGCGGTCCGCGCGGGCGGCGCAGGAGCTCGCCGGAGAGCAGTCCGCGCTGCGTCGGGTCGCGACGCTGGTCGCCGAGGGTGTACCGGCCCCCGAGCTGTTCGAGGCGGTCTGCCGCGAGGTCGGACTGCTCTGCGACGCCGACCTCGCCCGGCTGGAGCGCTACGAGCCCGACGGGACGGTGACCGGCGTCGGCTCGTGGGGACGGGTGCCCGTGCGGCTAGCCGTCGGCACGCGGATCGAGCTCGACGGCGCCAGCGTCGCCCGCGACGTCCTGCGCACAGGCGGGCCGGCCAGGATCGCCAGCTTCATGTTCGAGGACGGCGCGATCGCCGCGGAGGCCCGCGAACTGGGCATCCGCACGTCGATCGGCTGCCCGATCATCGTCGACGGGCACCTGTGGGGCGTCGCCGCCGCCTCGTCGAAGAGCAGCCGCGCGTTCCCGCCGGGGACGGAGGCCCGGATCCAGCGCTTCACGGACCTGGTGGCCACCGCCGTCACCAACGCCGAGGCACGGTCCGGGCTGCGGCGCAGTGCCGACGAACAGGCCGCGCTGCGCCGGGTCGCGACGCTGGCCGCCCGCGGCGACGCCGATCCGAGCCCGGTCTTCGCGATCGTGGCCGACCAGGTCCGCACGCTGCTGGGCGCCGACTGCACCTCGGTGCTGCGGTTCGAGAGCGACGGCTCGGCGACCTACCTCGCCGCGCGCGGCTGGCGCGACCCGGACCGGCGCAAGCCCGGATCGAAGTGGTTTCCCGAGCAGCCGTCGGTCATCGAGAACGTGCGGCTCACGGGCAGGTCCGCCCGCCTGGACTACTCCGGCGTCACCGTGATCCAGGAGCTCCCGCCGAGCCTGCGCACCGAGGGGGTCCGGTCGGCGGTGGCCAGCCCGATCGCCGTCGAGTCGCGGCTGTGGGGCAGCATCGGCGTGGCGTCGCGCACCGGCCTGCTCCCCGCCGAGACCGAGGAGCGGCTGATCGCGTTCACCGAGATCGTGGCCACCGCCATCGCCAACACCGAGAGCCGCACCCAGCTGGCCGCGTCGCGCGCCCGCGTCATCGCCGCGGCCGACGCGACCCGTCGCCGGCTCGAGCGCGACCTGCACGACGGCGCCCAGCAGCGGCTGGTCGCGCTGGCGCTGGAGCTGCGCAACACCCAGGCCGAGGTGCCGCGCGACCTGCCGGCGCTGAGCGCGGCGGTCGGCCGGCTCGCCGACGACGTCACCGAGGTCCTCGACCAGCTGCGCGAGCTGTCGCGCGGCATCCACCCGGCGATCCTGTCCGAGGGCGGTCTCGGGCCGGCGCTGCGTACGCTGGCCCGCCGCTCGCCGGTCCCCGTCGACCTCACCGTCCGCCTCGGCAGCCGTTACCGCGACGCCGTCGAGGTGGCCGCCTACTACGTCGCCTCCGAGGCGCTGACGAACACCGTCAAGCATGCGAACGCCGAGCACATCGAGATCCTCGTCGAGGAGCGAGACGGCGCCCTGCACCTGGTCGTGGGCGACGACGGCGACGGCGGCGCCGACCTGTCCCGCGGCACCGGGCTCACCGGCCTCTACGACCGGGTCGAGTCGCTCGGCGGTGCCATGCGGGTGGCCAGCCCGGTCGGTGGCGGAACCGAGATCCGGGTGAACCTGCCCCTGCGGTCGCTCTGACCGCCGGTGGCTACGCTGGCCCGATGACGTCGCCGCGCGATCCGCTCGCCGTCCGCGGCATCGGGCTCGGGCTGGCCGCTCTCGGCCGGCCGGGGTACCTCACGCTCGGCCACGGCCGCGACTTCACCGCGTCGGCGAGCGTCGACGAACTGCGCGACCGCACGCACGCCGTCCTCGACGCCGCCTGGGCCGCCGGGGTGCGCTACGTCGACGCCGCCCGCTCGTACGGCCTGGCCGAGCGATTCCTCGGCGAGTGGCTGGCGGCGCGTCCCGGCCGCCGGGCCGAGCTGACGGTCGGCTCGAAGTGGGGCTACACCTATACGGCCGACTGGCGTGTCGATGCCGCCGTGCACGAGGTCAAGGACCACTCGGCGGCGACCTTCGAGCGGCAGTGGCAGGAGACGCTCGACGCGCTGGGCGGGCCGCCGGACGTCTACCTCGTGCACAGCCTCACCTCCGACAGCCCGGCCCTCGGCGACCGCGTCCTGCTGGACCGGCTCGCGGAGCTGGCCGCCGACGGCGTCCGGGTCGGCTTCTCGTCGAGCGGACCGGACCAGGCGGCGGTGATCGACCGGGCCCTGGCGCTGACGGCGGACGCGGCGGCCCCGTTCGGCGCGGTGCAGGCGACGTGGAACCTGCTCGAGCCGTCGGCCGGGCCGGCCCTGGCCCGCGCGCACGACGCCGGCTGGTTCGTGGTCGCCAAGGAGACGCTGGCCAACGGCCGGCTCACCGGGCGCGGCGACGTCGCACCGTTCCGCGCGGCGGCCGACGCGGCGGGGGTCGCTCCCGACGCGCTGGCGCTCGGCGTCGTCCTGCGGCAGCCGTTCGTCGACATCGCCCTGAGCGGCGCCACTACCGTCGACCAGCTGCTCAGCAACCTGCGGGCGCCGGAGTCCGACGGCGCGGCGCTGGAGGACCTGGCGGAGGACCCGGCCTTCTACTGGGCGAACCGCTCCGGTCTGGTCTGGACCTGACGAGGTGCGCGCACTCACGATCCTCCCGGTCCTCGCGGCCGTCGTCCTCGCCGGATGCTCCGCGGGCGAGCCCGCGACCCCGGCCGCGAGCCGTGCACCGGCTGCGACGTCGCCGAGCACGACCCCGTCGGCGACCCCCACACCCACCACCGACCCCGCGGTCATGGCCGCGCTGGCCGCCCTCGAGGACGAGTTCGCCGCCCGGCTGGGCGTGTACGCCGTCGACACCGGGAGCCGGGAGGTGGTCGAGTACCGCGCGGACGAGCGCTTCGCCTTCGCCTCGACGCACAAGGCGCTCTCGGCCGCGGCCGTCCTGCAGGCGACAGACGCCGCCGATCTCGACGAGGTCATCGTCTACGACGCCGCCGACGTCGTCGGGTACTCGCCCGTCACAGAGCTGGCGGCCGGCGCCGGGCTGACGCTGCTCGAGGTGATCCGCGCCGCCATCACCGTCAGCGACAACACCGCCGCGAACCTGCTGTTCGAGCAGGTCGGCGGGCCGGACGGGCTCGAGGCGGCCGTGCGCGGCTTCGGCGACGACACCACGTCGTTCGACCGCATCGAGCCCGATCTCAGCGACTGGGTCCCCGGCGAGACCCGCGACACCACCACGCCGCGGGCCATGGCGGCGAACCTCGAGGCACTCGCGCTCGGCGACCTGCTCGCCGACGAGGACCGAGCCGTCCTCGTCGGCGCCATGCGCGACAACACCACCGGCGACGAGCTGATCCGGGCCGGCGTCCCGGAGGCCTGGGTGGTCGCGGACAAGACCGGCTCGGCCTCGCACGGCGGGCGCAACGACATCGCCGTCATCACCCCGCCCGGCGCCGCCCCGATCGTGCTCGCCGTCTACAGCAACCGGCTCGACCCCGAGCCGGAGTCCGACCCGGCGCTGATCGCCGCCGCCACCGAGATCGTCGTCGACGCGCTCACCGGCTGAGCGACGGGCCCGGTCACGGCTCGGACGGGCGCAGCCGCGAGCCGTACCGGGCGAACAGAGCCTCGTTGTGCGCGTCGCCCTCGGGGACGTTCGCCGAGACCAGCACCGGCAAGTCCTCGCCGGCCGCGAGCAGCAGCCCGCACACCTCCGTCACCAGCAGCTGGGCGATCAACACGCCGGTCAGCGAGGACGTCGGCGTGATGCGCACGCCCGTCGGCAGCGCGAGGGCCGCGTCGCCGCGCGGGGAGCCGTTGTCGATCACCACGTCGGCCAGCTCGAACAGCCGCTGGCCGGACGGGTGGCGCGACGTGATCTGGCTGCTGTGCTCGGCCGACGTGATCGCGATGACGGGGTGCCCGGCGGCCTTCGCCAGCCGCGCCATCTCGACGACGGAGCCGTTGCCGCCGGAGTTCGAGGTGATGACGAAGACGTCGCTGGGATGGATCTCGGCGAGGTCGAGGATGCGCTGGGCGAGCGCCGGGTCGCGCTCGACGGTGGGGTCGAGGATCTCGCGCGGGTCCGCGCCGCCGTACATGACGAGGTCCTTGATGGACAGCGCGTTCGCCGGGACGAGCCCGCCCGCGCGGCCGACGATCTCGGCGGTGATCGAGCGGGAGTGCCCGGTGGCGAACGCCTGGATCAGCCCACCGGCGCGCAGCCCGTCGGCGACCAGGCGCGCGGCCGCGGAGATGGCCTCGGCCTGCGTGGCGATCAGCCGGTCGGCGGCCTCCCGCAGGATCCGCGCGGCGGCCGGCTGGCCGATCGGCTCGAGGTCGGTGGTGGTCACGTGATCAGCCTCCGTGGGTGGATCGATGGGCGAGCTCGTGCAGGGCCCCGGCGACGTGGTCGGCGGCGTCGGGACGGAAGGGGGAGATGAGCACCTCGTAGGCGGGCGTCTCGAAGTCCGCCGCCGCGGGGAGGTAGCCGGCGTAGCCGTTCGCGTACCCCAGCAGGACGGCCGGCGCCGCGGCGTCGCGCAGAGACAGGAACGGCTCGCCGCCGATGCCGTGCAGGGTCAGGTCGCCCAGCCGGGCGACGGCGAGCTCCAGGGCCACGGCCTCGGGGGTGACGGCGTCAGCTGCGGTCGCGTCGCGGGTGCGGGCGGCGGCCGCGTCGATGCCCTGCAGCGCCGTGAGCGCGGCTCGGCCCGCGGGTCCGTCGGGCGCCACCCCGGCCAGTTGGGCGGCGAAGGCGGCGCGCAGCCCGTCGAGCCGGCCCCGGTCGTCCTGCCGGGCCGGCAGCGTCAGCGTGTGCCGGTCCGCGACGATGCCGTCGTCGGCGGTCCAGGCCCGTCCGGGACCGGCCGCGAGCAAGCCGGCGACCTGGTCCGCCGCCAGCCCGGCCAGCTTCCGTCCGTCGGCCTCGGTCTGCCCCGCCCGGGTCCAGCGGGTGCTGATGTCGCCGGCAGCGCCGGTCGCGACCACCACCCATGCAGACCCGCCGAGCCGCGCCCGCAGCTCCTCCCGGATCCACGCCGCGAGGTCGCCGCTGACCGCGCAGGACGACGCCGGGAGCACCGTCGGGTGGACCGGCACCACCGCCAGCACGCCCACGGTGCGGCCGTCGGCGCCGGCGAAGCGCAGGACGTCCACCGATACCGATCGCTCGCCGGTGTCGACGCTGCGCCGGGCCCCGACGCCGTCGAGCCGGCCGTCGTGGTGGCTGCCGAGGCACTCGGCCTCCGACGCCACCGCCCGCCGGGCCGCCTCGGCCGCCGCGTCGGCGACGGCGTCGACCCAGGCCGCGGGCGTGGTGCCGCCGCCGGGCCGGGTGCCGACGTCGGGGCCGGAGTGCGTGTGGGTCGCAGAGATCCAGACCTCCCCGGGGACCCGCCGGCGGATCTCCGCCGCGAGGTCGGCGTTGACGCCCACCAACTCGGCCACGACCAGCAGGAACCGGTCCGCGCCCGAGGCGATCGACACGCAGTCGACCTGCAGCGGCGCCAGCTCGCTGGACGATCCGCCGGTCCGCGCCGCGTACCCGCCCATCGGCGTGCCGTCGGGCACGCTCAGCAGCGCGGTCCCGTGGCCGGCCCTCATCGCACCGCCTCGACCAGGCGCCGGGTGATGGCCGTCGGGTTGGTGATCGCGGTCCCGACAACGACGGTGTGCGCGCCGGCCTCGAAGCCGGCGAGCACCTCCTCGCGGGTCCAGAACCGGCCCTCGGCGACGATCGGGCAGTCCAGCTCGTCGGCCAGCGTCCGCACCAGGGCGAGGTCCGGCCCGTCGCCACCGGGCGCCCCGGTGTAGCCCGACAGCGTCGTCCCGACCAGGTCGGCGCCGGCCGCCCGGGCATACCGGCCGGCGTCCAGCGAGTCGACGTCGGCCATGACGGGGACGCCCAGCTCGTCGTGGATCCGGGCCACCAGCTCGCCCAGCGAGCCGCCATCGGGTCGCGGCCGCGCCGTCCCGTCGAGCGCCACCGCCGTCGCCCCGGCCCGCACCACCGCCGCGGCCGACTCGAACGTGGGCGTGATGTACACGCCGTCGCGGTCGCCGGTCTTGTTGATGCCCAGGATCGGCAGGTCGACGACGGCGCTGATGGCGGCCACGTCGGCCGGCCCGTTGGCCCGGATCCCGGCGGCGCCGCCGGCCGCGGCCGCCCGGGCCATGAGCGCCATCGGGCCCGGCCCGTACAAGGGGCTGTCGCGCTGCGCCTGGCAGGAGACCACGACGGAGCGGAGCGGGAACACGGCGTCAGACATGGGCGTCACTCCCGGCGGTCAGCATCAGCGGTGCGTACGGTCCGAGCCCGCCGGCCAGCAGCCGGACGGCGCCGTCGAGCGGGTTGCCCAGCGGCTCGTGCACCCGCACGCCCGGGAACCGCGCGTGGACGGCGTCGACGAACGGCCGGCGCACGAGGTCGTCGATGGTGAACAGCCCGCCGGTGTAGGACAGCGCGACGTCCGGGCCGCCGTCCGGGAACGCCCGGGCCAG
This genomic window contains:
- a CDS encoding aldo/keto reductase, coding for MTSPRDPLAVRGIGLGLAALGRPGYLTLGHGRDFTASASVDELRDRTHAVLDAAWAAGVRYVDAARSYGLAERFLGEWLAARPGRRAELTVGSKWGYTYTADWRVDAAVHEVKDHSAATFERQWQETLDALGGPPDVYLVHSLTSDSPALGDRVLLDRLAELAADGVRVGFSSSGPDQAAVIDRALALTADAAAPFGAVQATWNLLEPSAGPALARAHDAGWFVVAKETLANGRLTGRGDVAPFRAAADAAGVAPDALALGVVLRQPFVDIALSGATTVDQLLSNLRAPESDGAALEDLAEDPAFYWANRSGLVWT
- the bla gene encoding class A beta-lactamase; the encoded protein is MRALTILPVLAAVVLAGCSAGEPATPAASRAPAATSPSTTPSATPTPTTDPAVMAALAALEDEFAARLGVYAVDTGSREVVEYRADERFAFASTHKALSAAAVLQATDAADLDEVIVYDAADVVGYSPVTELAAGAGLTLLEVIRAAITVSDNTAANLLFEQVGGPDGLEAAVRGFGDDTTSFDRIEPDLSDWVPGETRDTTTPRAMAANLEALALGDLLADEDRAVLVGAMRDNTTGDELIRAGVPEAWVVADKTGSASHGGRNDIAVITPPGAAPIVLAVYSNRLDPEPESDPALIAAATEIVVDALTG
- a CDS encoding sugar isomerase domain-containing protein, with product MTTTDLEPIGQPAAARILREAADRLIATQAEAISAAARLVADGLRAGGLIQAFATGHSRSITAEIVGRAGGLVPANALSIKDLVMYGGADPREILDPTVERDPALAQRILDLAEIHPSDVFVITSNSGGNGSVVEMARLAKAAGHPVIAITSAEHSSQITSRHPSGQRLFELADVVIDNGSPRGDAALALPTGVRITPTSSLTGVLIAQLLVTEVCGLLLAAGEDLPVLVSANVPEGDAHNEALFARYGSRLRPSEP
- a CDS encoding N-acetylmannosamine-6-phosphate 2-epimerase, which gives rise to MSDAVFPLRSVVVSCQAQRDSPLYGPGPMALMARAAAAGGAAGIRANGPADVAAISAVVDLPILGINKTGDRDGVYITPTFESAAAVVRAGATAVALDGTARPRPDGGSLGELVARIHDELGVPVMADVDSLDAGRYARAAGADLVGTTLSGYTGAPGGDGPDLALVRTLADELDCPIVAEGRFWTREEVLAGFEAGAHTVVVGTAITNPTAITRRLVEAVR